The Glycine max cultivar Williams 82 unplaced genomic scaffold, Glycine_max_v4.0 scaffold_331, whole genome shotgun sequence sequence GAGATTGAGATTGAAGGAGATAGATATTATTCAACCCAACTAATAACAGATTACAGATTGAAATATATAGCAGTTAACAAAACTGACAACAATAAACTAACTACTGACTACAGTAGTTAGACTAAACTAACAGCTAAGAAGTAAAAAACTACTTCAAGTAATGTATACTCCTTATAGCAGTGGTAAGGAAGTTGATGAATTCTTTCTCTTTGAGGATGAAGTTGTTTTTAAGGGGAAAATTCAGAGTTGTTGTCtctattgaaaataatattcaaatattttgtatttattgaaTAGTGGTTTATAGGCAAGTCATCAAATTTAGAGGTACAAAATCTCGTAAGTCAAACTCTGGTGTCATTCAAACACACAGATTCAGCAGCTCTATGTCTCTCCTTTCTTTCAACATGGTATATAGACCCTAAGAGGCTGTTGCCTACTGCCCACCACCTGCCACCCACCACCACACACTATGGATTAGTAGTGAAGGGTACAAGGACCAGCTTACCACTACCACCAATTTTGTGACAGTGGTAGATAGTGGCATTGTGCCaaatggaagaagattgatgcaCTACTGTGTAGTGTCATCAAGTCCTACCCTCTATCCTTCCATAAACCAATTTTCCACCCTCATTTTAGAGGGCAAATTACATAGGAGATTATCAATGTTAAAAGTTACAATAACCATTTGACAAGAACACTAGACAAAAGATAATATAACGACTTAAAAATAAGAGTTTATGCCCAATTTCAAGTCATGCCTTACTGTTAAGATTAAGCTACCTTCATTATATCCTCTTCCTTTTCACAATTCCGAATCAAATAGGAGAAAGTCTGAGAATCAGGTTTTACATTGGCACCTCGCATTTTCTTAAGGACCCTCAACACTCCACTGATGTTCTTCTACAAAATATCAAAAACAGTGAGAAAAGGAATGCATTATTTGTGTTAAAATAGGAGAAAACAGAGGTATAATGGACTTAAAACTGTGTTAGAGTACATAATGGTCACTAcaataaatactaataataaatgtatattattagagtttgaaacaaaatcaatatttttacttaataatgaagagaaaaaaagttcaaaaatagTATAtccataaaagataaaatgtcCATGCCATCTACATTTTGAAGCCTCTGCATGCACGTCAAGAGGCTATTTTAACTTATTGTCAAAAATGACAAAAACTGCATCATAGCATTGTACATGTTTGACTGAGAATAGACTTATCCTAAAAATTCAAGAATGTCACCTCTCGAAAATATCCTGCCATTATAGCATTGTACACGTTTGTTGTAGGCTTGAAATTCATATCCTCTAAGTCAGCAATCATCCTGAATGCACCTTCAAACtgcattaagaaaattaatacaTAATAAGTTTGCTGCATATTTCACATGTTGATACCAATGTCAGACAGAAAATTTAAATTCCTAACTAAAAGGagtttttttctaatttctattaCCTCTTGTACCCTAGAGCATTTTTCAAGGGAAGTCAGTCAATCAATGATGTTCATCGGTTTTACTTTTAAGAATGTATGTTTGGTTTCACAGTGGGAAGTATCAGAATTAATTTTGCCAACAGTCAAACAAGATTTCTGTAAAATTATAGATGTTTGGTCATTGTTAGGttcataaaattgattttgcctCCAAACCTTGGTTTGATTAGAAGTGATAAAATGTGTGTTAGGTTGAAAAATTTACAAGTTTTGTAGCAAACTTGCTTTCAAGGTAATGTGAGTGTATACTCTGTAAGTTAACTCTACTAGTTAGAGTTAACCCCTAGTTAGTTAGTACAGCTGTAAGTTAGTTACATAGTTAGAATCTCTACTCCGTAAATATCTGTTAGTGCTCAAAGATTCGTTTGAGCCAATTGTATTTTCTCTTATGACATCAATAATATTAGTTTATCAACATGTAAAAGCATCCAAACATACATCAtttcacttcaaaatcaattttaaacaaaattattttaattctaaatcAATTAGCAAATGTTCACCCAAAATGGCACTACATATTTTGGAAGTTAATTGACTATTAGGTCATTCGTCTTAAGGAGTGGTTTTAGGAAGTATATTatgtgctgataaaaaaaaaggaagtataTTATGTGAATATTCAATACcggttaacataaaaaatatataccagaTAATAGAATTTCCTCTGCTTTTACATGACAACATTGCAGAACACATATGTATGCaaccatgtaaaaaaaaatacaacttacgTCTTTCATCCTCACGAAAAAGTGTACCAAACACCTGCATATTTCACCATTCAACTCCAAATGATAGTGACATATTATGGAATAGATTTGATGGACCTTGATGTTTAGTTAAGcatggaagaaaataaaaaatagaaatcagTATAATATGAAGAATAAGGGTTTAAACTttagagaaattaaaaactatcaCAGTTaattaaagcataaaaaaatgaagcctGCTCTACTTTAAGTatgaaatttcatgaaaatacagaaatgGCAAAAGGAAGATAAACTTAATTATGTAATTCTAATCGAAATCCGGATATAATGAAGGCTTTTCTTGCCCAATAACCATTTTTCCCATACCACGTCGTATAAATCAAAAATCCTAACTCTTTGACAAGTAATGTAAAATATTGGTTGGTCATTTCTATGTAACCTCACAATTTTAGATGACTGACCAACATGggtcaaattttatgaaaattgggAATTAATGTTGTAAATGAAACATTTCCTTATAAAACTAGAGACCAGATGAATGGGTTATTATGTAAATTGTCAAAAACGAAGAAACGGGGGAGCTGTAGTAAGGACTAAGGAAGATGTAGTATACCAGAACATATTCATAAGATTCCTCACAGATTTGTAATATGTACTGTAACACCTCAGTTGACAAGGTAAATCCAGCttcacacattttttcaacaatATCAAGAGCTACGCCCACCTgcattgaaaataaaaggaaaataatttaattaaaatacagcCATGCTAGACAGAggtatatgaataaaatatttgtttcataaattataaaataaatggtaCAACAAATCAAACTCATTGAGATCTATTAGAATTGAAAATAGACTGGTCTAACTCAATCTCAAAAGTTAATTCAAACTGAGAAGATTGTGTCAGATACGGTAGGGGCTAGATGAAACTTTGCAATCCATGGCCTTCAGTTACTGCTTTAACTTGTTTCCATATTTTTAGAATTCGAAGAGAGAAACTGAAAATGTTCTTGTAATTGCATTATTGTGAGTGAGTTTATAGAGAGGAGTATTCGTACACTTATGACTAATTCCCTTCATACTCCAATgtctaattataaataatacgcATGTGTACCTCTGAgacaacatttaaaaataatctctgTAGGCGTAAACCACAGAATTTCTCTGCACACCTAAAACATAGGCCATTGCTTTATTGTCCATCAGCTATTAGTATGTTTACACCTAAAGCATATTCTGATAAAATATAACTGCTAATGACAGTTATTATTACACATATTctgataataaataataaattactacTATTACTTTCTACCAATAACTTTCATAACTGGTCCTAACTCTCGGTTATCATCAAAAAGAGATCAGGATAGCATAATTTTCAGACCAATGATTAATCTTTTTCAAATGTCTTCTACTTCTCTATCCAGTTGAAGTAAGTGAGTGGTAAAAAGGGGATGTAAAATTACTTTGTGAAAATAGACCAGCCTCTCCACTCTCCAGcaataacaaaataaagggaaaaaaaaaaaccaatcacACAGTTGGAGCATGAACCAGCTCTATGTCCTGTTCAAATTTTatcatgttaaataaaaaatttaccagGCTAAATCAATCAAACCATGATCCAGAGGCATCACCAATTGAATCTTGGATTTAGTTTTCAAAACATTGCAGTAAACAGGGTGTTGGGTTATGTCACTTTCTCTTATTctgttttttcttataaatacaaATCCTTGAGACTAGCCAAGCTTTCAAAAGTCAATGGACAAGGCAATGGCTGTGATCCTGAAATATTTCCTATCAGTCAGGATAAATGTCAGTAATAGAAAAGGAAGCAGCAGAAAGGTCACTTATGGCGGGGGAAAGTAAAAGaattgaagaaaattttaatatgtgataaattgttttgataaaatttaagtaattaGTGCGAATAATAAACAGATTACTATTTCCATTTGTCCAATTTTAGACTTTGGTTAGGCAAGTGATGGATGTATGCAGCAGGTTTGAGTGTTCTGTAAAGGCTCTTAAGAGATCACTCAGTACTCATCTTATAATCATTTTCCTtgctattttcttctcttttttccttctcgTGAACAAGGTTCTTGCAACCAATTGATAACCATAATATGACTATATGAGGATGAATAAAAAGAGAGTTATACCTTCTCTAATCCACAGCAATGCAAAATGAGTTTTTCATATGATGAGGTTGAAGGCAACACTTCCAATAATTCATGCAAATTCTTGACTTTTAGGATGATATCTTCTACCTTCCACATTACCAAACAACACACATGaaaacacccaaaaaaaaaaaatcatttttcataaCATACAACTACTTTAGGCCAATATTATtccaaataacaaaaaaaaaaaaaaaaaaaaaaccttgcaGGCATCTCTTGACTGTGGTCAAAATTATATCAACATTATGTACTTTTATAATATACAGACATGATGGTTTAAAACGTCATGGCAGTAGAAGGATTAAAGCAGTTCCTGCTCAAAATAAGGCCACTAGTAATCCACGAAGCTTTGAGAAACTTAAAATGGAATATGCATCACAAACCACTTAAAGAATCTTGGATTATCAATGACAAAagctaaagataaaaaatatcttaaaatatgttAGTATTGatggaaaataatataaaagggAGGGTGTGGCTACACAGATGAGAAGCTGGAGAGCAAGTTAATTTATCACATAGTAAACAAGCAATATAAAAAgatacaaaacaaataagtggGGCAAAACTTCTGAATGTAATGAACCAAATTAAATAGAGCAGAAGAGCAAGAAGTATAGTACAAACAATTTTACCATGTGTTagtattataagaaataaatataaacttaaggtttaattattcatttgagATATTAGATAAGGTGAAAAGATATTACATAAAATTAGAGATGCAAAACCATGGACCTCCACCTTTTTGTACGGAAATCTTGATGGCATCAAGGAACAAATTCCATAGTCTTATGCCATGCCAATAACCAACTCTCACAAAAGCTCAAGCTATTAGGCGGTTTCATGAGTATGATATGCAAGATGAATAGTTTCAATCCTAACCCATGTTTATGAGAATTCCTGTTCAGTCAATCCCCCTGTATGCCTGTTCAATTTGCAACAACTTCAAATAGTATggcattcaccaaaaaaaaaacttcaaatagTATGGCGTCTAAATGATCCTTTTTGTTTTGCATGCAAAATCAATCATAAAGCAATTATCCATAAAATACATGCAAAGTTGCTAACATAAACTAGCAAGCTGGAATTCAAGCATCATCCATTGTGATTGAAGTTTCAACATTAAATGTAAGATTAGAAACATAATTCTAGGAAGAAGCAAACTGTAGACAGGCAGGACATCCCATATCACATAGCATCAAGAACATTTACCAGTAGCATTCATGAGAAGTTCCTCACCACTAAATTTGGAATGCTAACAGCATAACTAACAATGAAGTTTGAAATATTATCTGCATCATGATCTGCATTACATAAGAACCACTCATTAAAATACTTGCATTTAAAGGGAAGATAATACTTGATCCTTCCAAAGGGGAACAGATTTTCAACATCCATTACTATTCTAGATAAAATATTGGCAAAGATAAGACATTCTTCATGGCTATGAAATAGATTCTAGGAGCCCACATTTATATCAGACCCCTATTTGGGGGTAGGTTTGATCTTCTAGTTCCAAACACTAAGCTTTGCGTGACATTTACGATTAGAACAATTCCGTGTGACATTTACAATTAGAACAATTCCGCATGACAATTCCTttgaattacaaaataaatgaattaaaccCCACACGATTCCTTAAATATAAcaatcaaaaaggaaaaaaattagtaaaacaaGTTTGCCTCTCTTGTTAATCTTTTTTCATCCTTAAGGGATTTGAAGCTCCAAATGTCACTCACCAGCCACCACTGTAGGATGTAACAAAAGTTTTGTTGGAGAACAAGTCCAACATTGATGGGTTAGAAACAAGTTGAGGGGTATATAAGCAAGAGTGTCATGAGTCCAAAGTGTCTAGGCATTTTGGACAAACAGATCACTCAAGCTAAGTCTACCAACACACACTCTCATTCTTGGACAAGGGCCCAcacacaaattcaaatttggTATCAAAGTGCCAAAGCCTATAtccaaagaaaaatcaaaagcccaAAACAGAGAGAGggagacaaaaataatattataaggcGAAGGCCCAAATAAAAAGGgtcaaaccaaataaaaaagacggggcaaaataataaaaacaggCCCGAGGCTTCTAAAAACTCAAGAACAAGAGCACAAGCCCAGGCAATAAATGAAAGTAAGATCTGTGGTCTCTAAAGCCCAAACTTGAAGTACAAACCCATACTAGTAATTGAAGATAGGTCACAACTAGACCAAGTCAGTCAGACTTTATAACAGTGTTTTACTGTAATGTTGTGTTTCAGAGTAGACCACACCTcatgtttatttataatatggAAAAGGAATCAGTATCgattacaaaataaatcaattactGATTAATAAGAAATAGAATAACTactaataaatacaatatcAAGACACAATCTCACAGACTTGAAGGTGAGCCCTGGAGAACAAGTTCCAAATTGGTGGGTTAGAAACAAGTTAAGGGGTATATAAGCAAAAGGGGCATGAGTCCAAAGTACTGCCAAGGCACTTCGGAACAAAAAGCCCACTCAAGCTAAGCTCACTAACACAAACTGTCCCTCATTCTTGGACAAGGACCCACGCACAAATGCTAATAAGTTTGACATTTGGCAAAGCTTGATAATTGATCTGGCCACCAAGTCCAATGCACTTCTGTTATACACTCTCCATCTCTCCTCTGACTTATTTATCTATGTTGATTCTTCCCTCTAAGGGTGTAATTGGTTTAGAGGATGGAAATAgaagagaaattttttaattgagtagAGTGTAAAAGGTGTGGTCCcacaaaaaaggtaaaaaatttaTCTCAAATATTTCTCTCCTCTCTACCAAACACACCATTAATGAATCATGAACTCACAATAAATCTTCCTGCATGTTGAAAATCAATTGTTTTTTGGTTATTGAGAATATTGGTTTAGCCCACTGCCCCCGCCTTGCCCTTTGAACACCAACCCATTCCCACATCTCTCCATCTTGTTTCCCCTTTGTTCACTCCCTCTATACACTATCCTCCCTACAAGAATGCACCAATGTGTCCAACCCCCTATATTGGGAAAAACCCAACTCCcacattagttaaaaataaggtcaagatagaatatataagtgacaGGCAACCCTCATCCTACGAACTAGCTTTTGGGATTGAGTTAGGCTTAAAACCCACATTctagatggtatcagagcctatcATAGATCCATAAAACGGGTCACTCACCATGTCATCCACGCACCAAGTCAAAAAAGTGTTGGGCATGAGGGGGTGTATTGGAAAAAATCCAAGTTTTACGTTGACTAGAAATAAGgccaagataaaatatataagtggggGTCAACCCTTACCCTAGAGCTAACTTTTGGGGTTGAATTAGGCCTAAAACCCACATTCTAGACCCTCTCCCTTTACCACTCTTTTACCTACTTTGGTCTTGACTTCATTGTTGCTGTTGAGTACCATGACTTCCAcatttcctcttcctcttccccatTATCTAGGATTTTGAACTCTAGGTAGTTATGGCTTCACATGAAACACATATGACCAAATTTAAGCAAATCTTTTCAGAAAGGTGATAAAAGGGGTTTTCTAAAGCATGTGTTTTTATATGGAGAATTTCTTGAGGTACAGTACAGGGATACGgttgttttaatgtttttcaaCAAGAATTAGACCTGACTTGGGAAACGATATATACTGGATCTATACCCAAACTGTGTTACAATATCTTGGAGTCAGATTCCTATTGTGAGCTTACcatatttcaaataaataaatgaaaagttaatgttaaatgaaagaataagaaaaaaaaaataagattgccgttatgatgaataaaaattattttttgaattgagaataatatttcaatattttttcaaaagcttCAATACTGTGAAAACTGAAACTTGATTATGAATATAGTGTAATTGTATTTTAACTCTTACTATGCAGTCCAAACATTAAAACTacaattttaaactaatttcaatttctattataattaaaattgcatttacaattttacataataatgatgatgatgatgatgatgatgatcattTTACAAACCAGATAGAACCCACCAAATATATGTAAATCCCAGGACAAACAGTTGAAATATTAAGCggaaaacatatatttaaaaaatgtcttccttttaaaaaagaacAGTGCACCACCTCTAATATCATCTGCAATGATGCTTAGATAAGAAAATAAGATCATAATCATACCACGTGCTCTCAAATCCAAAAGTAAATCGTCCGCAACAGATTCCAGCTGGAACCTGCCTAATGATTGGAATATATCAGCAATAGATTTTTCAGATGAAAGCTCTGTGATGTCTATATTCTTCACCACATCCAAAATCTGCATTTTCCTATCACTTTCCCAAAGAGCCATCAAGTAACtttctgcaaaaaagaattGAATTGGCCTGAGTTTCATGCACCACATGAATTCAGTTTTCTTACCGTGTTTCTAACATGGCTAAGAcatgaattagaaaaaaaaaaattaattgcaatAGAAAGGCACAAAACATCTACTTCCAAAGCAGTTATCCATTTAGATCATGTCACTTAGTTTTTCCTAGTAGTACATGAAATGAAGAACAATGTATTATGGAAGGCATCATCATTGTCCCTACGTGAAAAAGTAAAGCAACTCATGAATTTCTTACAAGTTCCTGTTAAACCCTGCACTGGATTTTCAAAGTTGGACGAAACAAATCATGAAATATTGTTGCACATGAATAATTGATTCACCAACCTCGTAAAGCAGATGTGTCTTCACTAGTTTCGACTGTAATATATTCACAAATATCCTGGATCATTTCTTCATCGCCAACTCTTAACCACAGCAACATTTCGTAGTAACCCAATTGTGAAGCTGAACTAGGGTTCTCAGCTTTGATAATATCAGTGAAAAGTTGTATCAACTAAATACCGAAGAAGTGGACCATATGTTTTCTCTTCTAGTGGATACCCAAGATCCCTCATTGATTTGAAAAGGTGAAAAGCCTTACTCATTTCTCTTACACCAATGAATTCATCGTCAGTTGCCCTTGCCTTCTTTATGCACATTTTTATCAATGCATTGTACTCTTTCACACCCGTTTCTCGACCCAAGTGACCAAACACATAAACGGTCTTTCCCGCTCCTAGTTTATCTGCACACATTTTAATTAACCTGTCAAAACGGTCATCACTCGTGCATTTAAAAATCCACTTTTGTTTCCTCTCACGCGCTACCTCCTTCCGTTTCACCCACAATTTACCATGAGACAGGCCCGGTATCCACGGTATATCTACAGCTCTTTGCCTTTTCTCGTCATCATCATCAATTTCCTCTGAAGCAGACCTCTTGTCTTCTTTAGCTgcgaaaagaaaaaatagcacATACCCAGCATTGATATAAGACAACAACAACATAAGCCAAGAAGGCACATTTCAATTCCCTAGTCTCCTCCACATCGtccaaagaaaaacataagACTTGTACTCTGACAGTAATTTTAACAAACACTTACAGCACCATATATCAGAAAGCTCTTTAGTATCCTCACTTTCTTCAATCGAATCCCCTGCACAAAAACATTGAAAAGACAACATCATTACACGCCCAAATACCCCAACAAGACACCAAAGTAGCCACTAAGGAAACAAAACAACGAAGCCAGCGCATTTGCCAGCACAAACCCCAACATTGTTCTAGCTCATTTAGCACCAAAAACCAAAACCCATTAACGCAACAGAACTCCTCTACCAAATTTAacgtaaatgaaaacatgggaATACGTAAAAATGGAAACTTCGAAAAGGGTAACCTTGCGAAGTGTCACGAGCAAGGTCGAGTTCTGATTCAGGAGAAGGTTTTGTGGAGGGGACAACGATGGTGTTGCGTTTGCAGGTTAACACCTCCGAGAGTAAGAGGTTGCTGAGGGTGCATAGGTTTCTTACAGTGGGGGCGCGCATCTAAGCTCTGCAACAAGGTCGCAAATAATGACTGAGAGCTTGTTTATTTTTCGGCTTAGTTTTTCGTTTTTCAGTTACTGAATGGAATGGTTTGTTTCGTTCTTAAGATGCGTTTTGGGTTGGTTAGCAAAAGTTGAACTTGGAAATGGAATAACGGAAGAATGTGTCTAACTAGTACCGCATAAGAAGGAAGAATGTAAATATGTT is a genomic window containing:
- the LOC106794216 gene encoding LOW QUALITY PROTEIN: pentatricopeptide repeat-containing protein At4g04790, mitochondrial (The sequence of the model RefSeq protein was modified relative to this genomic sequence to represent the inferred CDS: inserted 2 bases in 1 codon), producing the protein MRAPTVRNLCTLSNLLLSEVLTCKRNTIVVPSTKPSPESELDLARDTSQGDSIEESEDTKELSDIWCSKEDKRSASEEIDDDDEKRQRAVDIPWIPGLSHGKLWVKRKEVARERKQKWIFKCTSDDRFDRLIKMCADKLGAGKTVYVFGHLGRETGVKEYNALIKMCIKKARATDDEFIGVREMSKAFHLFKSMRDLGYPLEEKTYGPLLRYLVDXQLFTDIIKAENPSSASQLGYYEMLLWLRVGDEEMIQDICEYITVETSEDTSALRESYLMALWESDRKMQILDVVKNIDITELSSEKSIADIFQSLGRFQLESVADDLLLDLRARDHDADNISNFIVSYAVSIPNLVVEDIILKVKNLHELLEVLPSTSSYEKLILHCCGLEKVGVALDIVEKMCEAGFTLSTEVLQYILQICEESYEYVLVHQIYSIICHYHLELNGEICRCLVHFFVRMKDFEGAFRMIADLEDMNFKPTTNVYNAIMAGYFREKNISGVLRVLKKMRGANVKPDSQTFSYLIRNCEKEEDIMKVA